TCGTCAATATATCCGGTGGAGGATGCCCGGATGTGCCATTCCTTGCGGCGCAGATGATCGGCAAAACTTTGGATGAAGCGCCTGCGCCGCGTGAAATCGGTCACACTTTGTGCGGCTATGCTCTTGATCTGGCGTATCAGGAAGTGAGGCGTTTATGCTCGCGATAGTCGGAACCATTCCCGATCTGGATGTGCCGGTACTGGATGCGCCTGTGACGATCAGGGACGGTGAACTGTCGGTAAACGGCAGGATTATTTCTCCAGACCGGGGAACTCCGGCTCTGCTGGCAGCAGCCGTCGAGGCATCTCTGTATCTGAATGAACCCTTGCCCCATGCCTTTCTGGTGGGCGATCAAGGCAGGGGAGATGGCAGCCGTGAGCTGTATGCCCACTTGGTGGATGTGTTGCCGAATCGGGATTATTCAACCATTGTTTTTCATTACCTTCAGCCGGATGTGGACTGGCACAACAAGGTACTTCTGGCTGTTCAGGAAATGGTGCAGCCACCCAGACTTATTGCGGACGCCGGGTTCATGTATGCAGCCAAGATGAGCGGGCAGGCTCCGGCCTATGATCTGTTTACGCCTGATGCCGGAGAATTGGCTTTTCTTGCCGATGAAACGGCTCCCCATCCTTTTTATACACGCGGTTTTATCCTGCATGACGAAAACCATACCCCGGATCTTGTTGCCCGTGCGTATGCTCATGAGAATGCGGCGACCACGCTGTTGGTCAAAGGGAATATCGATTATGTGGCAGACAGAGGCGGGATTATTCATACAGTGTCTAAGCCGGTTGCCGAATCCATGGAAGCCATGGGCGGCACGGGTGATACTGTAACAGGAATGGTCTCTGTCCTGATAGAGTCCGGGTTGCCGGTCACTGAAGCAGCTCTCCACAGTCTTAGGGCAAATCGAATGGCAGGTGTGATGACCAATCCTACCCCGGCGACGCGGGTGGGAAAACTTGTTCCCTTTATTTCTGAAGCACTCAGTTTGGTTGGTGTCGTTGAACCGAGGACGTAAAAGTCAACATGAGTTGAATGTATTGAATATGAAAGGCCGGTATCGGGGACGATACCGGCCTTTCAATATTTGGGGGTGAGAGGTGGTAATTGTATTATTTGGAAACGGACACGAAGTGCTCTTGCATGGCAATGGCTCCGCCGCCCTTGTCCCACTTCTTGATGCCTTTGGAGAGGAGCAGGTTGTCTGCGGCTCCCATGCCTTTGGCGCGGGACTCACACGGCAGCTTGTGATCGAAGCCGTGGATCATGAACACACATTCGGGGTGGACAAAGTCGGTGACGAATGCCCGGATCTTTGATGAGTAGTCTGCGTTGGAAATCGAGACATAATCATCGTTTGCGATGCCGAGTTCTTCAGCGCGTTTGGTATTGATCCAGAGAGTGTTCTCCGGCATCTGCTCGAAAAGCAGGGCGTTGTTGACAGTGTGTCCCTGAGTGTGCAGAGCACAGCGACCAAAGGTGATGCGGAATTTTCCTTCAGGTGGACGCTCAGGCGACTCGTAAGGTTTCAAAGAAGGTTGTCCATCAGCTTCAAGTTTGGCGTCGATCATCTGGACCTTGCCGGACGGTGTCTTGAAAGACCCTTCCTTGACTGGCTTATACAGCGGATCTGAAGCCAACGACACTATACCTGTCGCGTCGAAATCGGACAGGGATACCCCCGTGCCTTCCAGCTGGAATTTCCAGATATCTTCGATATCTTCGTAAACCAATTTGTCAAGACCGAAACGTTTTGCCAGGCCGGAGTATATTTCCCAGATGGCTTTGGTGTCGTAGACAGGCTGGACAGCACGCTTGCGAACCTGGAAAGCGGGCTTGGGACCGTTCTTGGTCATGATAATTTCATCACGTTCCAGATAGGGCGAGATGGGCAGTACGACATCGGCATGCCATGCGGTGTCGGACCATGAGAAGGTCGGGACCACCAGCAGTTCGATATTGTCCCACAGGGTTTTGACGTGCGGTGCATCCGGGAATGCCATGAGCGGATCATGCCTGTGGCATATATACGCCTTGATCGGATACGGATTTTCATCGACAGCAGCATCATACGCGAGATGCACCAGGCCGGGGCCGGCATCGAAGTGCTTGCGGCCTTCCATCCAACCGACGCCGTCGGCGCGTTTGCCTTCGGGTTTGGGATAGAGTTCCATGAAGCTGTTGAGCCCCTTGGCTCCGACATCACCCGGCTTGTTCATGAACGGCAGGCCGCCCTTGGCACCGATCGCACCCATGAGGGCATTGATGATGTAAATGGTCCGGGACATGTAAAAGGAGTCGCTGTAACGGGCTGTCATCCAGCCTGGATGCCAGAGAATGGACGGTGCGGCTTCAGCCAACTGATGACAGAAGTCACGGATGGCATCGGCCTTGATCCCGGTTTCTTCCTCGGCCCATTCCGGGGTGTATTGCTGGACGAAGTCCTTGAGCAGGTCAAAGTCCTCAACCCAGTTGGCTACAAAATCCTTGTCGTACAATTCATTATTAATAATGACGTTGATAACGGCGAGGTTGAAGGCGTAGTCAGTGCCGGGACGGATCATGAAGAAATTGTCAGACTTGGTGGCGGGGACGTTGGCCCGGATGTCAATGACAGAAAGTTTACACCCGTCGCCCATGGCGTTGAGCAGGTTGTTGACTTCAGCCACGTTGACGGCTTCGAAAATATTTCGTTGTTGCAGAATGACGTGCTTGGCATTCTTCAGGTCGTAGGAAACGCCTTTGCGACCAAAACCGAACACGGAAAGAGCCGCGTTCTGGACATTGCGCGCGCATGCCGAGTCGTGGTTATTGTAGTTGGCAGTGCCGATGCCGCGCAGGAAGGCACGATAGAAATCGCGGAACGGGCCGCCTCGGTCGGAAAACAGGACAGCGTCCTTACCGTAGGTTTCCTGAATGCGTTTCAGCTCGTCGGCCACGTAGTCCAGGGCTTCGTCCCAGGACACCTGCTTCCATTTGCCTTCCCCACGCTTGCCCGTGCGGACCATGGGGTATTGGGGGCGTTCTTCATCATAGGTCAGCGCCGTGCCGGCTGCTCCTCGAGGGCACAGGGCTCCCATGATGCCCGGTGCGTCCGGATTGCCCTGAATGTACTCGGCTTTTCCGTCGACCACTTCGACTTGAATGGGGCAGCGCACAGAGCACATGCCACAGATACTTTTCACATATTCTTTGTTCATAACTCTCCTCCTGAACAGACGGGATGGAACTTTGCGCTTTTTTAGGTATAATGGAACCTATCTTTGCAGGGAGCCACTACGCAACATATTACCACCGTGTGAAATGTATCACAATATTTTTCTTCCTTTTTTAGTTCGAATTGCATTATAATGTGCCCAAATTGAGAAATGTGTCACAAGCAGGGGTGGCGTTGACCGTCAGCGCATTTTTCTCCAAAGCATAGGGTATCCAAGGAACTGCGCGTTCAACAGAAGTCTTTTGAGGTGTAAAATGGCCAGTTATCGAATTAAGTTTGACAAGACACGGTGTATTGCCTGCGACGCATGCCTTGTTCACTGCAAAGTGAAAAACAAGGTGCCGGCAGGAATTTCTCTTAACCGTCTTACCGTGGAAGGTCCCATTGCTGATGAAGATGGGAAACCCACCGCCAAGATAAAATATCAGACTTGCATGCATTGCAAAAAGCCTGAATGTGTTCCCGCATGCCCCACAGGGGCCATGTATAAGCGAGAGGACGGGCTTGTTCTGGTTGATCTGGACAAGTGTGATGGCTGCAAGGCGTGTATCGAAGCGTGCCCTTGGTCGGTTCCTGTTTTCAACGAACAGACTGGCAAGATCATGAAATGTGATTATTGCGTGGATCGGGTGGATGCCGGTGGCACACCTGCCTGCGTAACCGGATGTACGGCTCAGGCTCTGAGTTTCATTCGGAAATAGATTGGTTCATTCTTTCCGACGGGGTTGTCGGGGAGTGATATTTTGGGGTTTTTTTAACATTATTCAAGAGGAGGAGGTAACAGTGTTACGTTCCAAAAATGCAGTCCTGTTGCTGGCTCTGGTTGCTGTCGTGTGTCTCATGGCAGAACCTGCATGGGCCGACCGTCTGGCTGACGCGATTGCCGAAGCCAAACCCCAGGGTGAGCCCGGCTATCTGGGCATCCCCGGTGGTCCGCAGCTCAACATCATCATCGGTCTCGTATGGGCTATCTGGGTTGGTTGGATTTTCTCTACCGTCGGCGCATTCGGCGGCATCATGGCCGGTGTCGGTCATATTACCATTTATGGTCTTGGCGACTACGCCAGTTCCTTCGGCAAGGGCACTCAGATGAACAAGGTCGTCACCGACTCCATCCGTGTGTCTAACCAGTGGTTGGTTGGTTGTTCCGCAGCGTTGTCTTCTTTCAACTACTTCAAAGCCGGTCGTCTGGTGCTGCCCCTGGGTATTGCTCTGGCTATCGGTTCTGTCGCCGGTTCCTGGCTGGTTCCCTGGCTCACCGCCGGTAAGATCAGCCTGAAGGCTTATCTTGGTTACTTTGGCCTGTTCGTACTGTTCCTGGGTTGTTATCTCACCTATGAGACCACCCCCAGAGGCCAAGCCGGTAAAAAGGCTGCCAAGGAAGCTGCAACTGCTTTCCAGAATTCTGTCAAAAAGCAGCAGGAAGGCGCGGATGTCGATATGGCTGAAATGGGCGTCAAGGTTCAGAAGTTCACGCCTACCGCTTGTGAATTCACCTTCTTCGGCGTCGAGTTCAGCTTTAATCCGCTGATCCCGGTTGTCGGTGGTTTCTTCATCGCAGCCATGGCTTCCTTCCTCGGTGTTGGCGGCGGCTTCCTTCTGGTGCCGTTCCTGACTTCCGTTGCCGGTCTGCCCATGTACCTGGTTGCCGGTACTTCCGCTCTGGCCGTTTTCATCGGTATGCTCAACTCCATTGCTTCCTACATGCTGCTCAAGCAGACGCCGGTTGCATGGGGCTTGATCGGCGCCGAGCTTGTCGGTATCGTCATCGGTTCTATCATTGGACCCAAGACTTCCAAGTTCATCCCGGACAGAGTCCTGAAGTATATCTTCATCGTTCTGGCCGTGTACGTTGGCGTTCGCTACACCTCCAAGGGCTTCCTGGGCTACTCCCTGGTTCCCCCCTTCTAAGTCGCGATCAGTTACAGCATTCAATGGAGGCCGCCCGTCTCGGGCGGCCTCCTCAAACCAACAGGATAGACCATGACAGGCCAAATGATTTACGAATTTCTTGATCCCTGGATGATCTGGGCATTTCGCACCAGTGACAATCCGTATATGGGATTCACAATAGGTCTCATATGGGTCTGTCTTTTGACGACCGTCATCGGCGAGACCTGCATGGCCGGTGTCTATTTCCTGAACAAACGCCACTTCGCCAAGATCAACCGGGATATGGTCGATCACCACAATCTGTCTGTCAGAGCTCTGGGTGTAAAAGACAAGACCGCCTGGAAGGCATGTAATTCCATTGCCAACGATGCTTTCGGCAAGAATTTCTTTTCTCGTATGGCGCTGTTTGCCTCTTCTTTGTGGGTAGTGCCTTTCGCTATCGGCTGGCTGTTCTATCGTTTTGGGCAGGTTGATTTTGCCGTGCCGCTTCTCGGCTCTGTCGGTCCGGCTTTTGTTTTCATCCCGGTATATATTGTAAGTCGCATTCTTTTCAGCAGAGCAAAACCATGGCTGCCGTTTTTCCGCACCATCAAACGGAAGGTGCAGGAAAACGAAGCCACCGACGACATGATGACCTTCATGGATCTGGTGCAAAAGAAAGATCAGCAGGGCGACACGCCGATACCGGAAAAATCCTGATTATCGATATCACGCAAAAGCCGCCCACGAGGGCGGCTTTGTTCTTTGAAATGGGAAATGGGATGTGGCGTCATGGAGCCGCATTTGTCACGGCTTCCCTGAATCCTTCCAAATCGGAAGGGCCGAGAAGGTAGAAGCGCTCGGCGGTCTGGATGCAGACCACGTCCGGTCGGTTGGAAACGACGACAGCCTCCTTGTCATCCTTGATCAGGACGACGCCGGATTTGTAACCGCCGAAGCTCATGTGTTTCTTGGCCTTGGTGATCTTGAAGGCTTCGTCCGTATTGAGATTGGCGTCAAAGATCTTTTCCACGCTTGCCCAGGGGATGACGGCAGAGGCAAAAGGCGGTGCAGCCAACAGGATGCCTTCGTCAGCCACGGTGATGGATGCGCGTTTGGGTGTGATGTAAAGCATGTACCAGTAGAATATCGACAAGGGACCGGCAACGGCGATCAGGCAAATGCCTGTCCATGTCAGGCCGGAGTTGAAGCTCCAGGCCACGGCTGCTGCGACGGCTGTCACGGCAATCAGGAAAAGAGCCAGAATGAATGTATGCATCGGGACTTTGTATGTAGTGGCCATGTATGTTCTCCTTGATGGCGCTGTCAGTTCGCGTTGGAGTATTCATACTGGCAATGGCGGCGGTTGCCAAGGGATATGACATGTTGGACTGCATGAAGAATTTCTGTATTGTTACAAGGGAGTTCGTTGAGGGACAACTCATGGATCGCGCATGAAGACTGATATGATGATGAAAAGATTTCAAATTGCCTTTCGGGGCTTTTGGGTCGTGGGCTGTCTTGCGATGCTTGCGATCGTATCGCTGGGGTTGACGGGCTGTTCTGACGAGGAAGCCATCGAGGTGGATTTGTCCAAGCGAGAAACCCTGGTCCCGCCCCGGCAGGTCAAGGCCATTACCTACGCCTATCTCCCCCAATACTCACACACCATTTCCTACCAGCGGCATCGGCAATTGCTCGAGTATTTGCGCAATGCCACCGGGTTGCCCCTCAGACAGATTTTTCCGGATACTTTTGATGAACACATCAAGATGGTGGAGCGGGGTGAAATCGATATTTCCTATTCCAATCCCTTTGTTTACATCCGACTGGCCGAAGTCGGTGCTACGGCTTTTGCCGGTATTGTCGAGCCGTCGGGTCATCCTGACTTTCAAGGACAGATCATTTGCCGCAAAGAC
The genomic region above belongs to uncultured Pseudodesulfovibrio sp. and contains:
- a CDS encoding molybdopterin-dependent oxidoreductase, yielding MNKEYVKSICGMCSVRCPIQVEVVDGKAEYIQGNPDAPGIMGALCPRGAAGTALTYDEERPQYPMVRTGKRGEGKWKQVSWDEALDYVADELKRIQETYGKDAVLFSDRGGPFRDFYRAFLRGIGTANYNNHDSACARNVQNAALSVFGFGRKGVSYDLKNAKHVILQQRNIFEAVNVAEVNNLLNAMGDGCKLSVIDIRANVPATKSDNFFMIRPGTDYAFNLAVINVIINNELYDKDFVANWVEDFDLLKDFVQQYTPEWAEEETGIKADAIRDFCHQLAEAAPSILWHPGWMTARYSDSFYMSRTIYIINALMGAIGAKGGLPFMNKPGDVGAKGLNSFMELYPKPEGKRADGVGWMEGRKHFDAGPGLVHLAYDAAVDENPYPIKAYICHRHDPLMAFPDAPHVKTLWDNIELLVVPTFSWSDTAWHADVVLPISPYLERDEIIMTKNGPKPAFQVRKRAVQPVYDTKAIWEIYSGLAKRFGLDKLVYEDIEDIWKFQLEGTGVSLSDFDATGIVSLASDPLYKPVKEGSFKTPSGKVQMIDAKLEADGQPSLKPYESPERPPEGKFRITFGRCALHTQGHTVNNALLFEQMPENTLWINTKRAEELGIANDDYVSISNADYSSKIRAFVTDFVHPECVFMIHGFDHKLPCESRAKGMGAADNLLLSKGIKKWDKGGGAIAMQEHFVSVSK
- a CDS encoding 4Fe-4S dicluster domain-containing protein: MASYRIKFDKTRCIACDACLVHCKVKNKVPAGISLNRLTVEGPIADEDGKPTAKIKYQTCMHCKKPECVPACPTGAMYKREDGLVLVDLDKCDGCKACIEACPWSVPVFNEQTGKIMKCDYCVDRVDAGGTPACVTGCTAQALSFIRK
- a CDS encoding sulfite exporter TauE/SafE family protein produces the protein MLRSKNAVLLLALVAVVCLMAEPAWADRLADAIAEAKPQGEPGYLGIPGGPQLNIIIGLVWAIWVGWIFSTVGAFGGIMAGVGHITIYGLGDYASSFGKGTQMNKVVTDSIRVSNQWLVGCSAALSSFNYFKAGRLVLPLGIALAIGSVAGSWLVPWLTAGKISLKAYLGYFGLFVLFLGCYLTYETTPRGQAGKKAAKEAATAFQNSVKKQQEGADVDMAEMGVKVQKFTPTACEFTFFGVEFSFNPLIPVVGGFFIAAMASFLGVGGGFLLVPFLTSVAGLPMYLVAGTSALAVFIGMLNSIASYMLLKQTPVAWGLIGAELVGIVIGSIIGPKTSKFIPDRVLKYIFIVLAVYVGVRYTSKGFLGYSLVPPF
- a CDS encoding PH domain-containing protein, giving the protein MATTYKVPMHTFILALFLIAVTAVAAAVAWSFNSGLTWTGICLIAVAGPLSIFYWYMLYITPKRASITVADEGILLAAPPFASAVIPWASVEKIFDANLNTDEAFKITKAKKHMSFGGYKSGVVLIKDDKEAVVVSNRPDVVCIQTAERFYLLGPSDLEGFREAVTNAAP
- a CDS encoding NAD(P)H-hydrate dehydratase encodes the protein MLAIVGTIPDLDVPVLDAPVTIRDGELSVNGRIISPDRGTPALLAAAVEASLYLNEPLPHAFLVGDQGRGDGSRELYAHLVDVLPNRDYSTIVFHYLQPDVDWHNKVLLAVQEMVQPPRLIADAGFMYAAKMSGQAPAYDLFTPDAGELAFLADETAPHPFYTRGFILHDENHTPDLVARAYAHENAATTLLVKGNIDYVADRGGIIHTVSKPVAESMEAMGGTGDTVTGMVSVLIESGLPVTEAALHSLRANRMAGVMTNPTPATRVGKLVPFISEALSLVGVVEPRT